The DNA segment AGCTCGCGGACCACGTCGGCATCCTCCGCCCCCACCGTGGCCGCCACGCGGGCGCCCCGGGCCTTGGCGAGCTGCACGCCGACGTGACCCACGCCCCCCGCGCCGCCATGCACGAGGACGTGATCTCGGGCCGAGACCTGCGCGCGTTCCAGGGCTTCCCACGCCGTGATGGCCACCAGCGGCAGGGCCGCGGCGTCGCGCATGGACAGCGATTGCGGCTTGGGGGCCACCAGCCGCGCGTCCGCCACGATCCACTCCGCCAGCGTTCCGCCGTGGCCCCGCACGCCGCCCGCGCATCCGTAGACCTCGTCGCCGGGCCGGAGATCCGTCACGCCGTCGCCCACGGCTTCCACCGTTCCCGCCAAATCCGCCCCCAGGATCGCCGGCAGGGCGGGCCCGATGGGCAGCCCCTCGCGGATCTTGAGGTCCACCTGGTTCACCGCCGCCGCCGCGATGCGGACCAGGACCGTTCCCGGCCGCACCTCTGGCCGGGGCACGTCCCGCAGTTCCAGCCGCTCCGGTCCCCCGAACTCCGTCAGCACCTGCGCGCGCATGCGAGCCTCCTCTTTGGATGGTCAGCTTCGGAGAGGGCTGGAAATGAGTCAAATAGGCACTTTCATGGCGGTTCGGAACCACGTGGTTTGTATTTTTTGAATGACCAAATGACAAAAGGGGCTGGGGTTTGTACGATTTGCTACAAACTTAATTAAATAAATATTTAAATCTTAACAAAAATTAACAAGAGCTTCCGGCTTGAAACCCTACCGCAGGGTTGTTTAAACTGCGTTTTTCCTTTCAAAGAATTTGGGTCGTGCTTTGCGCATCGCCCATGGAGGTTTTACGTGGGCGTGGATAAGAGTCGAACTGCATCACCCTTTGGGGTTTCTTTGCTGAGTGCTGCTTTGGTGGTGGCTGTGGTGGCGGGAGGCTTGGGGTTCTGGATGGGATCCAGACTGCGGCGTGCCGACATGGTGTTCGTCAAGACCAATGAACTCATGAGCCGGGCAAGGGTTCTCATTCAGGCGCGGGAACAGTTTCAAAAGGATTCGGCAGCCTGGGCCGAGGAATCCAAACAACTGGAGATCAAGCTGCAGGAGGTCCTCAAGTCAGGCTCGCTCCAGCAGCCGAAGGTCCGTGAACAGGCATCGCAGCTGAGGTCACGGTTGGAGTTCCTCAGAGAGAAGGGAGGCCACCGGGAGCAGGAGTTGATGGGGCCTGCTCTGGCGGAGATCAATTCCGGTATCAAGAAATTCGCCCAGAAGAATGGCTATCGCATGGTCCTGGGGACGCTCAATGGAGGTGTGGTACTTCACGGCGACGATACCGTGGACGTCACGGAAGCGCTGCTATCCGAT comes from the Geothrix sp. 21YS21S-4 genome and includes:
- a CDS encoding zinc-dependent alcohol dehydrogenase family protein, which translates into the protein MRAQVLTEFGGPERLELRDVPRPEVRPGTVLVRIAAAAVNQVDLKIREGLPIGPALPAILGADLAGTVEAVGDGVTDLRPGDEVYGCAGGVRGHGGTLAEWIVADARLVAPKPQSLSMRDAAALPLVAITAWEALERAQVSARDHVLVHGGAGGVGHVGVQLAKARGARVAATVGAEDADVVRELGADEAVLFREEAVADYVGRLTQGRGFDVVFDTIGGPNLAPSFAAAASGGRVATTNARTTADLSPLHAKALSLHVVFMLLPMLEGPGREAHGRILREVAALVDAGRLRPLVDPARFTLETAPDAHRHLASGAARGKVVVEIG
- a CDS encoding OmpH family outer membrane protein — protein: MGVDKSRTASPFGVSLLSAALVVAVVAGGLGFWMGSRLRRADMVFVKTNELMSRARVLIQAREQFQKDSAAWAEESKQLEIKLQEVLKSGSLQQPKVREQASQLRSRLEFLREKGGHREQELMGPALAEINSGIKKFAQKNGYRMVLGTLNGGVVLHGDDTVDVTEALLSDLNR